The following proteins are encoded in a genomic region of Gimesia algae:
- a CDS encoding ABC transporter ATP-binding protein — protein sequence MNDRTANDEYVIELRNVSRQFGTQQVLRDISFGVRRGETLVVIGESGCGKSVTMKMVMNLLQPSQGDVLWNGRSITDRSPRELHRDRLRIGYLFQGAALFDSLSVYENVAFGLKQNTRLKTEEIDQIVLERLREVGLSESISQKKPAQLSGGMKKRVGLARALAMTPEVMLYDEPTTGLDPVMTDVINELILQTRASRPVTSIVVTHDMSTVKKVADRIIMLYPLARLHPTEEQIVFEGTAEEAFQCDLPRVHQFVHGEAGDRIREMAEAS from the coding sequence ATGAATGACCGAACCGCCAACGATGAATATGTGATAGAACTGCGGAATGTTTCCCGCCAGTTCGGGACACAACAGGTGTTGCGCGATATTTCGTTTGGAGTGCGTCGCGGCGAAACGCTGGTCGTGATCGGCGAGAGTGGATGTGGCAAGAGCGTGACCATGAAAATGGTCATGAATCTGCTGCAGCCTTCCCAGGGCGATGTCCTGTGGAATGGTCGCTCGATCACGGATCGCAGTCCGCGTGAACTGCATCGTGACCGTTTGCGTATCGGCTATCTGTTTCAGGGGGCTGCATTATTTGACAGCCTCTCCGTTTACGAAAATGTCGCCTTCGGATTGAAACAGAATACGCGATTAAAAACGGAAGAGATTGATCAGATCGTACTGGAACGGTTGAGGGAAGTGGGGCTGTCAGAAAGTATCAGTCAGAAAAAACCAGCTCAGCTTTCCGGAGGGATGAAGAAACGAGTGGGTCTGGCACGGGCTTTGGCGATGACTCCTGAAGTCATGCTGTACGACGAACCAACCACGGGGCTCGACCCGGTGATGACCGATGTGATTAACGAACTGATACTGCAGACACGCGCCAGTCGTCCGGTTACCAGTATCGTAGTGACGCACGACATGAGTACTGTGAAAAAAGTGGCAGACCGGATCATTATGCTTTATCCACTGGCGCGATTGCATCCAACCGAGGAACAGATTGTCTTTGAAGGTACGGCAGAGGAAGCATTTCAGTGTGACTTACCACGAGTGCACCAGTTTGTGCATGGCGAAGCCGGAGACCGGATACGGGAAATGGCAGAAGCCAGCTGA